A stretch of Polypterus senegalus isolate Bchr_013 chromosome 3, ASM1683550v1, whole genome shotgun sequence DNA encodes these proteins:
- the LOC120524963 gene encoding prostaglandin D2 receptor 2-like: protein MEDKGQYCPAIEVMINDSYNSSQINYLFVSIHGILSVFGILENALIVWVIGFRVRRSVVSIWILNLAASDLIATVSLPFFTVFMAQGQSWPLGRVFCKIHSSIFFLNMYVSGFLLSAVSLDRCILVVYPAWSQNHRNVQLASRVCFIIWALAIINIIPFFIFRDTINRRDGRIMCYYNYILYSSPDDSLDFLCRLRHCMLAFIKFIVSFFIPLLVIIGSYTIVSLNIRKRGRKPTSRFFRLIVCVIISFVLFWLPYHIFSILEAFLPYSSKLYKVVERILQLVSTLTFMNCIINPFLYVFSCPDFTAKIRQSLSTVMETVLMDEPELYQRRSTTHSSISSSDVFTRSYKFHWKKSRNSGKFTQGGAEPPVVF, encoded by the coding sequence atggaAGATAAAGGCCAGTACTGTCCTGCCATTGAGGTCATGATTAACGATTCATATAATTCTTCACAGATTAACTACTTATTTGTGTCAATTCATGGTATTTTGTCTGTGTTTGGAATTCTGGAAAATGCTCTCATCGTGTGGGTCATCGGTTTTCGAGTTCGCCGATCTGTTGTTAGCATCTGGATTCTTAATTTAGCTGCTTCTGATTTAATAGCAACGGTTTCTTTGCCCTTCTTCACAGTGTTTATGGCACAAGGTCAAAGCTGGCCTCTTGGACGTGTTTTCTGTAAAATTCactcctccattttttttttgaacatgtATGTCAGCGGATTTCTTCTCAGTGCAGTGAGTCTGGACCGTTGTATTTTGGTGGTTTATCCTGCTTGGTCCCAGAACCATCGAAATGTTCAACTGGCATCAAGGGTCTGCTTCATTATTTGGGCATTGGCTATCATCAACATAatcccattttttattttcagagatACTATTAATCGTAGAGATGGAAGGATCATGTGCTACTACAACTACATTCTTTATAGCTCTCCAGACGATAGCCTGGACTTCCTTTGTCGTTTAAGGCATTGTATGTTAGCCTTTATCAAATTCATTGTatcattttttattcctttgcTTGTAATAATCGGCAGCTACACAATTGTTAGTTTAAATATTAGGAAACGTGGCAGGAAACCAACCTCCCGTTTCTTCCGGTTAATAGTGTGTGTCATCATCTCATTTGTACTCTTCTGGCTTCCTTACCACATTTTCAGCATTTTGGAGGCTTTCTTACCGTACAGTTCAAAACTTTATAAAGTTGTAGAGCGCATCCTTCAATTGGTCTCTACCTTGACATTTATGAATTGCATCATCAAtccttttttgtatgtatttagcTGCCCTGATTTTACAGCAAAAATCCGCCAATCTCTAAGTACAGTGATGGAAACTGTTTTGATGGATGAGCCGGAGTTGTACCAGCGTCGGAGCACCACTCACTCCTCTATCAGCTCAAGTGATGTGTTTACTCGGAGTTATAAATTCCACTGGAAGAAAAGTAGGAACAGTGGGAAATTTACACAAGGAGGAGCGGAACCCCCAGTAGTGTTCTAA